The following are from one region of the Carassius gibelio isolate Cgi1373 ecotype wild population from Czech Republic chromosome A13, carGib1.2-hapl.c, whole genome shotgun sequence genome:
- the LOC128025904 gene encoding macoilin-2 isoform X2: MKRRNADCSKLRRPLKRNRITEGIYSSTFLYLKFLVVWALVLLADFVLDFRFEYLWPFWLFIRSVYDSFRYQGLAFSVFFVCVAFTSDIICLLFIPVQWLFFAASTYVWVQYVWHTERGVCLPTVSLWILFVYIEAAIRFKDLKHFHVDLCRPFAAHCIGYPVVTLGFGFKSYVSYKMRLRKQKEVQKENEFYMQLLQQALPPEQQLIQRQEREAEEAAAAASKGIHDVDSPAVAQNGSAGGKKPSSNTLPELEYREKERGKNESKKQHNQNHHSSTSSILPSVDSKAQEMEYMENHVNSKRLSSSDLLGSTENLLKDEHSSSSSSSSSSNSNKNYKNANGGGGGGSSSPRGHGTANGSVPSSSGPSSSASSSSKGDRKQKCGGGKNRDPVENCIPNNQLSKPEALVRLEQDVKKLKADLQASRQTEQDLRSQLGSLGSSERSIRSELGQLRQENELLQNKLHNAVQAKQKDKQTVGQLEKRLKAEQEARAAAEKLLAEEKKRKKLEEATAARAVALAAATRGECTESLRRRISELETEYKKLTLDIKVKEEQIRELELKVQELHKYKENEKDTEVLMSALSAMQDKTQHLENSLSAETRIKLDLFSALGDAKRQLEIAQGQILQKDQEIKDLKQKIAEVMAVMPSVVYSADTGSMTPVTPHYSSKFMDTGPSGLDPNASVYQPLKK; encoded by the exons TACGTTCCTGTACCTGAAGTTTCTGGTGGTCTGGGCGCTGGTGCTGCTGGCAGACTTTGTCCTGGACTTCCGCTTCGAGTACCTTTGGCCTTTCTGGCTCTTCATTCGCAGTGTTTACGACTCCTTCAGATACCAGGGCCTG gctttctcagtgttttttgtgtgtgtggcattCACATCAGATATTATATGTCTGCTGTTCATCCCAGTGCAGTGGCTGTTCTTTGCAGCCAGCACTTATGTGTGGGTACAGTACGTCTGGCACACAG AACGAGGGGTCTGCCTCCCCACTGTATCGCTATGGATACTTTTTGTTTATATTGAGGCAGCTATCAGATTTAAAGATTTGAAACACTTCCACGTGGACTTGTGTCGTCCGTTTGCAGCACACTG TATCGGGTACCCGGTGGTGACGCTGGGCTTTGGTTTTAAGAGTTATGTAAGTTATAAGATGCGTCTGCGGAAACAGAAGGAGGTGCAAAAAGAAAACGAATTTTACATGCAGCTGCTGCAGCAGGCGTTACCTCCAGAACAACAGCTCATACAGAGACAAGAACGAGAAGCAGAGGAGG cagcagcagcagcatctaaAGGCATTCATGATGTAGACTCTCCAGCTGTGGCACAGAACGGCTCGGCGGGCGgtaaaaaaccatcatccaacaCCTTACCAGAGCTGGAATACAGAGAGAAAGAACGAGGCAAGAACGAGTCCAAAAAGCAACACAACCAGAACCATCACAGCAGCACCAGCAGCATCTTACCATCAGTGGACAGTAAAGCTCAGGAGATGGAGTACATGGAGAACCACGTGAACAGTAAGAGACTGAGCAGCTCAGATCTGCTGGGCAGCACTGAGAACCTGCTGAAAGATGAACACTCTTCatcgtcctcctcttcctcctcctccaactccaacaaaaattacaaaaatgccaacggaggaggagggggagggaGCTCCTCGCCCCGGGGGCATGGAACAGCCAATGGCAGTGTGCCGTCTTCCTCTGGGCCTTCGTCGTCCGCGTCTTCCTCAAGTAAGGGAGACCGGAAACAGAAGTGTGGAGGAGGGAAAAACAGAGACCCTGTGGAAAACTGCATTCCCAACAATCAGCTGAGTAAACCGGAAGCGCTCGTCAG GCTGGAGCAGGATGTTAAGAAGCTGAAGGCAGACCTGCAGGCTAGCAGACAGACCGAACAGGATCTGCGCAGTCAGCTGGGCTCTCTAGGCAGCTCTGAACGCAGCATACGCTCTGAGCTCGGACAGCTGCGACAGGAGAACGAACTACTGCAAAACAA ACTTCATAACGCCGTGCAGGCGAAGCAGAAGGACAAGCAGACAGTGGGGCAGCTGGAGAAGCGTCTGAAGGCAGAACAGGAGGCTCGTGCTGCAGCAGAGAAACTGTTAGCAGAGGAAAAGAAACGCAAGAAGCTGGAGGAGGCCACAGCGGCCCGTGCAGTCGCTCTCGCTGCAGCAACCAG AGGTGAGTGCACAGAGTCTCTGAGGAGGAGGATTTCTGAGCTGGAGACGGAGTATAAGAAACTCACGCTTGACATCAAGGTGAAAGAAGAACAAATCAGAGAGCTGGAGCTCAAAGTTCAA GAGCTACATAAATATAAGGAAAATGAGAAGGACACAGAGGTTCTGATGTCAGCGCTGTCAGCGATGCAGGATAAAACCCAGCACCTGGAGAACAGCCTCAGCGCTGAGACCCGCATCAAGCTGGACCTCTTCTCTGCCCTCGGAGATGCTAAGAGACAGCTGGAGATTGCACAAG GTCAAATTCTGCAGAAAGACCAGGAGATTAAAGACCTGAAGCAGAAGATAGCAGAGGTCATGGCCGTCATGCCCAGTGTGGTGTATTCCGCAGATACAGGCAGCATGACCCCAGTCACGCCCCATTACTCCTCCAAATTCATGGACACCGGTCCATCAGGACTGGACCCCAATGCGTCTGTTTACCAGCCCCTGAAAAAATGA
- the LOC128025904 gene encoding macoilin-2 isoform X3 produces MKRRNADCSKLRRPLKRNRITEGIYSSTFLYLKFLVVWALVLLADFVLDFRFEYLWPFWLFIRSVYDSFRYQGLAFSVFFVCVAFTSDIICLLFIPVQWLFFAASTYVWVQYVWHTERGVCLPTVSLWILFVYIEAAIRFKDLKHFHVDLCRPFAAHCIGYPVVTLGFGFKSYVSYKMRLRKQKEVQKENEFYMQLLQQALPPEQQLIQRQEREAEEAAAASKGIHDVDSPAVAQNGSAGGKKPSSNTLPELEYREKERGKNESKKQHNQNHHSSTSSILPSVDSKAQEMEYMENHVNSKRLSSSDLLGSTENLLKDEHSSSSSSSSSSNSNKNYKNANGGGGGGSSSPRGHGTANGSVPSSSGPSSSASSSSKGDRKQKCGGGKNRDPVENCIPNNQLSKPEALVRLEQDVKKLKADLQASRQTEQDLRSQLGSLGSSERSIRSELGQLRQENELLQNKLHNAVQAKQKDKQTVGQLEKRLKAEQEARAAAEKLLAEEKKRKKLEEATAARAVALAAATRGECTESLRRRISELETEYKKLTLDIKVKEEQIRELELKVQELHKYKENEKDTEVLMSALSAMQDKTQHLENSLSAETRIKLDLFSALGDAKRQLEIAQGQILQKDQEIKDLKQKIAEVMAVMPSVVYSADTGSMTPVTPHYSSKFMDTGPSGLDPNASVYQPLKK; encoded by the exons TACGTTCCTGTACCTGAAGTTTCTGGTGGTCTGGGCGCTGGTGCTGCTGGCAGACTTTGTCCTGGACTTCCGCTTCGAGTACCTTTGGCCTTTCTGGCTCTTCATTCGCAGTGTTTACGACTCCTTCAGATACCAGGGCCTG gctttctcagtgttttttgtgtgtgtggcattCACATCAGATATTATATGTCTGCTGTTCATCCCAGTGCAGTGGCTGTTCTTTGCAGCCAGCACTTATGTGTGGGTACAGTACGTCTGGCACACAG AACGAGGGGTCTGCCTCCCCACTGTATCGCTATGGATACTTTTTGTTTATATTGAGGCAGCTATCAGATTTAAAGATTTGAAACACTTCCACGTGGACTTGTGTCGTCCGTTTGCAGCACACTG TATCGGGTACCCGGTGGTGACGCTGGGCTTTGGTTTTAAGAGTTATGTAAGTTATAAGATGCGTCTGCGGAAACAGAAGGAGGTGCAAAAAGAAAACGAATTTTACATGCAGCTGCTGCAGCAGGCGTTACCTCCAGAACAACAGCTCATACAGAGACAAGAACGAGAAGCAGAGGAGG cagcagcagcatctaaAGGCATTCATGATGTAGACTCTCCAGCTGTGGCACAGAACGGCTCGGCGGGCGgtaaaaaaccatcatccaacaCCTTACCAGAGCTGGAATACAGAGAGAAAGAACGAGGCAAGAACGAGTCCAAAAAGCAACACAACCAGAACCATCACAGCAGCACCAGCAGCATCTTACCATCAGTGGACAGTAAAGCTCAGGAGATGGAGTACATGGAGAACCACGTGAACAGTAAGAGACTGAGCAGCTCAGATCTGCTGGGCAGCACTGAGAACCTGCTGAAAGATGAACACTCTTCatcgtcctcctcttcctcctcctccaactccaacaaaaattacaaaaatgccaacggaggaggagggggagggaGCTCCTCGCCCCGGGGGCATGGAACAGCCAATGGCAGTGTGCCGTCTTCCTCTGGGCCTTCGTCGTCCGCGTCTTCCTCAAGTAAGGGAGACCGGAAACAGAAGTGTGGAGGAGGGAAAAACAGAGACCCTGTGGAAAACTGCATTCCCAACAATCAGCTGAGTAAACCGGAAGCGCTCGTCAG GCTGGAGCAGGATGTTAAGAAGCTGAAGGCAGACCTGCAGGCTAGCAGACAGACCGAACAGGATCTGCGCAGTCAGCTGGGCTCTCTAGGCAGCTCTGAACGCAGCATACGCTCTGAGCTCGGACAGCTGCGACAGGAGAACGAACTACTGCAAAACAA ACTTCATAACGCCGTGCAGGCGAAGCAGAAGGACAAGCAGACAGTGGGGCAGCTGGAGAAGCGTCTGAAGGCAGAACAGGAGGCTCGTGCTGCAGCAGAGAAACTGTTAGCAGAGGAAAAGAAACGCAAGAAGCTGGAGGAGGCCACAGCGGCCCGTGCAGTCGCTCTCGCTGCAGCAACCAG AGGTGAGTGCACAGAGTCTCTGAGGAGGAGGATTTCTGAGCTGGAGACGGAGTATAAGAAACTCACGCTTGACATCAAGGTGAAAGAAGAACAAATCAGAGAGCTGGAGCTCAAAGTTCAA GAGCTACATAAATATAAGGAAAATGAGAAGGACACAGAGGTTCTGATGTCAGCGCTGTCAGCGATGCAGGATAAAACCCAGCACCTGGAGAACAGCCTCAGCGCTGAGACCCGCATCAAGCTGGACCTCTTCTCTGCCCTCGGAGATGCTAAGAGACAGCTGGAGATTGCACAAG GTCAAATTCTGCAGAAAGACCAGGAGATTAAAGACCTGAAGCAGAAGATAGCAGAGGTCATGGCCGTCATGCCCAGTGTGGTGTATTCCGCAGATACAGGCAGCATGACCCCAGTCACGCCCCATTACTCCTCCAAATTCATGGACACCGGTCCATCAGGACTGGACCCCAATGCGTCTGTTTACCAGCCCCTGAAAAAATGA
- the LOC128025904 gene encoding macoilin-2 isoform X1, with amino-acid sequence MKRRNADCSKLRRPLKRNRITEGIYSSTFLYLKFLVVWALVLLADFVLDFRFEYLWPFWLFIRSVYDSFRYQGLAFSVFFVCVAFTSDIICLLFIPVQWLFFAASTYVWVQYVWHTERGVCLPTVSLWILFVYIEAAIRFKDLKHFHVDLCRPFAAHCIGYPVVTLGFGFKSYVSYKMRLRKQKEVQKENEFYMQLLQQALPPEQQLIQRQEREAEEAAAAAASKGIHDVDSPAVAQNGSAGGKKPSSNTLPELEYREKERGKNESKKQHNQNHHSSTSSILPSVDSKAQEMEYMENHVNSKRLSSSDLLGSTENLLKDEHSSSSSSSSSSNSNKNYKNANGGGGGGSSSPRGHGTANGSVPSSSGPSSSASSSSKGDRKQKCGGGKNRDPVENCIPNNQLSKPEALVRLEQDVKKLKADLQASRQTEQDLRSQLGSLGSSERSIRSELGQLRQENELLQNKLHNAVQAKQKDKQTVGQLEKRLKAEQEARAAAEKLLAEEKKRKKLEEATAARAVALAAATRGECTESLRRRISELETEYKKLTLDIKVKEEQIRELELKVQELHKYKENEKDTEVLMSALSAMQDKTQHLENSLSAETRIKLDLFSALGDAKRQLEIAQGQILQKDQEIKDLKQKIAEVMAVMPSVVYSADTGSMTPVTPHYSSKFMDTGPSGLDPNASVYQPLKK; translated from the exons TACGTTCCTGTACCTGAAGTTTCTGGTGGTCTGGGCGCTGGTGCTGCTGGCAGACTTTGTCCTGGACTTCCGCTTCGAGTACCTTTGGCCTTTCTGGCTCTTCATTCGCAGTGTTTACGACTCCTTCAGATACCAGGGCCTG gctttctcagtgttttttgtgtgtgtggcattCACATCAGATATTATATGTCTGCTGTTCATCCCAGTGCAGTGGCTGTTCTTTGCAGCCAGCACTTATGTGTGGGTACAGTACGTCTGGCACACAG AACGAGGGGTCTGCCTCCCCACTGTATCGCTATGGATACTTTTTGTTTATATTGAGGCAGCTATCAGATTTAAAGATTTGAAACACTTCCACGTGGACTTGTGTCGTCCGTTTGCAGCACACTG TATCGGGTACCCGGTGGTGACGCTGGGCTTTGGTTTTAAGAGTTATGTAAGTTATAAGATGCGTCTGCGGAAACAGAAGGAGGTGCAAAAAGAAAACGAATTTTACATGCAGCTGCTGCAGCAGGCGTTACCTCCAGAACAACAGCTCATACAGAGACAAGAACGAGAAGCAGAGGAGG cagcagcagcagcagcatctaaAGGCATTCATGATGTAGACTCTCCAGCTGTGGCACAGAACGGCTCGGCGGGCGgtaaaaaaccatcatccaacaCCTTACCAGAGCTGGAATACAGAGAGAAAGAACGAGGCAAGAACGAGTCCAAAAAGCAACACAACCAGAACCATCACAGCAGCACCAGCAGCATCTTACCATCAGTGGACAGTAAAGCTCAGGAGATGGAGTACATGGAGAACCACGTGAACAGTAAGAGACTGAGCAGCTCAGATCTGCTGGGCAGCACTGAGAACCTGCTGAAAGATGAACACTCTTCatcgtcctcctcttcctcctcctccaactccaacaaaaattacaaaaatgccaacggaggaggagggggagggaGCTCCTCGCCCCGGGGGCATGGAACAGCCAATGGCAGTGTGCCGTCTTCCTCTGGGCCTTCGTCGTCCGCGTCTTCCTCAAGTAAGGGAGACCGGAAACAGAAGTGTGGAGGAGGGAAAAACAGAGACCCTGTGGAAAACTGCATTCCCAACAATCAGCTGAGTAAACCGGAAGCGCTCGTCAG GCTGGAGCAGGATGTTAAGAAGCTGAAGGCAGACCTGCAGGCTAGCAGACAGACCGAACAGGATCTGCGCAGTCAGCTGGGCTCTCTAGGCAGCTCTGAACGCAGCATACGCTCTGAGCTCGGACAGCTGCGACAGGAGAACGAACTACTGCAAAACAA ACTTCATAACGCCGTGCAGGCGAAGCAGAAGGACAAGCAGACAGTGGGGCAGCTGGAGAAGCGTCTGAAGGCAGAACAGGAGGCTCGTGCTGCAGCAGAGAAACTGTTAGCAGAGGAAAAGAAACGCAAGAAGCTGGAGGAGGCCACAGCGGCCCGTGCAGTCGCTCTCGCTGCAGCAACCAG AGGTGAGTGCACAGAGTCTCTGAGGAGGAGGATTTCTGAGCTGGAGACGGAGTATAAGAAACTCACGCTTGACATCAAGGTGAAAGAAGAACAAATCAGAGAGCTGGAGCTCAAAGTTCAA GAGCTACATAAATATAAGGAAAATGAGAAGGACACAGAGGTTCTGATGTCAGCGCTGTCAGCGATGCAGGATAAAACCCAGCACCTGGAGAACAGCCTCAGCGCTGAGACCCGCATCAAGCTGGACCTCTTCTCTGCCCTCGGAGATGCTAAGAGACAGCTGGAGATTGCACAAG GTCAAATTCTGCAGAAAGACCAGGAGATTAAAGACCTGAAGCAGAAGATAGCAGAGGTCATGGCCGTCATGCCCAGTGTGGTGTATTCCGCAGATACAGGCAGCATGACCCCAGTCACGCCCCATTACTCCTCCAAATTCATGGACACCGGTCCATCAGGACTGGACCCCAATGCGTCTGTTTACCAGCCCCTGAAAAAATGA